In Bacillus sp. NP247, one DNA window encodes the following:
- a CDS encoding O-antigen ligase family protein, whose protein sequence is MLANQARVRFEHFLLFFIILQPVLDLLTSLSIVLLKSNATVGILVRFLIMAVGGIYILIQAKEKENRKFLIYLILLAVVLGIGFINNKLVKNPIVLGEEVKFVAKALYIYIMLGSYILALKSLKKKVNISDKVRNSIVYSTLIINAIMVISISTSTDFGSYQWMKVGSRGWFYAGNELGSILAIIFPIVVLYSIQKTKSVKHVLYWIPSLLMIYSLIQVGTKVGMGSIGATLAAAIGIIVLQLLFDRRNPNKKSLVLNGLIAIVLLAGVVGTFKMTPLAQNMGIHNNYLSEQNVAQQGQKEKEIKEKIKKEEKQHKVEKPEEKAKIEAEVKKELEKEQKKENQENLIFSGRQVYEERHKQFFKEAPMSQKLLGMGYAGNYKYNEQKQPDPKLIEMDFHDWFYDFGIIGFALLMIPFIYYGLRILLAFITRFKEIFNIKYGMITASLVLALGIAYIAGHILTAPGVGIYFVVLLAYLIVDLEIE, encoded by the coding sequence ATGTTAGCAAATCAAGCTAGGGTTAGATTTGAGCATTTTTTGCTCTTTTTTATTATTTTACAGCCTGTTTTAGATTTATTAACGTCTCTTAGCATCGTTTTATTAAAGTCAAATGCCACTGTTGGAATTTTGGTCAGATTTCTTATTATGGCTGTCGGTGGTATTTACATTTTAATTCAGGCAAAAGAGAAGGAAAATAGGAAGTTTTTAATTTACTTAATACTATTAGCAGTAGTTTTAGGGATAGGGTTTATTAATAATAAACTAGTTAAGAATCCTATTGTACTTGGTGAAGAAGTTAAGTTTGTTGCGAAGGCATTATATATATATATTATGCTAGGATCATACATTTTAGCTTTAAAATCATTGAAAAAGAAAGTAAATATTAGTGACAAAGTCAGAAATAGTATTGTGTATTCAACATTAATCATTAACGCTATTATGGTTATTTCTATTTCGACATCTACAGACTTTGGTAGTTATCAATGGATGAAAGTTGGTTCCCGAGGGTGGTTCTATGCAGGTAATGAACTAGGGTCAATCTTAGCTATTATTTTCCCTATCGTGGTACTATATTCTATTCAAAAAACAAAGAGCGTGAAACACGTTTTATATTGGATTCCATCACTTTTAATGATTTACTCGTTAATTCAAGTTGGTACGAAAGTAGGGATGGGCTCAATTGGTGCTACGTTAGCAGCAGCAATCGGGATTATCGTACTACAATTATTATTTGATAGAAGAAATCCAAACAAAAAGTCTCTTGTACTTAATGGATTAATTGCTATTGTCCTATTAGCTGGTGTTGTCGGAACGTTTAAAATGACGCCATTAGCACAAAATATGGGTATTCATAACAACTATTTATCAGAACAAAATGTAGCGCAGCAAGGTCAAAAAGAAAAAGAAATTAAAGAGAAAATTAAAAAAGAAGAAAAACAACATAAAGTTGAGAAACCAGAAGAAAAGGCGAAGATAGAAGCTGAAGTTAAGAAAGAGCTTGAGAAAGAGCAAAAGAAAGAAAATCAAGAAAATCTTATTTTCAGTGGACGTCAAGTATATGAAGAGAGACATAAGCAGTTCTTTAAAGAAGCGCCGATGTCACAGAAACTGTTAGGAATGGGTTACGCAGGTAACTATAAATATAATGAACAAAAGCAGCCAGATCCGAAGCTAATTGAAATGGACTTCCATGATTGGTTTTATGATTTCGGAATTATTGGCTTTGCATTACTAATGATTCCATTTATTTATTATGGCTTAAGAATTCTGCTAGCATTTATTACAAGATTTAAAGAAATATTTAATATAAAATATGGAATGATTACAGCAAGCTTAGTATTAGCACTAGGTATTGCATATATCGCAGGACATATTTTGACGGCACCAGGAGTTGGGATTTACTTTGTAGTGTTGTTAGCTTATCTAATTGTAGACTTAGAAATTGAATGA
- a CDS encoding trimeric intracellular cation channel family protein — MLLIDIFTFLGIIAAAISGTLVGLKKDLDLFGVLCLAVATALGGGIIRDIMIGNLPPVAFVKPIYFFVSVLSALFTCMFFERINKLQVVIMLSDAVGLGVFTAIGANAAMSHHVDASFLVVSMGVITGIGGGILRDICAQDIPYVFRKEIYAIASILGAVSFLITHAMGAHVLAFYVCLLITFVIRVVTVIYNVHFPVFFKTHAKINKGH, encoded by the coding sequence ATGTTATTAATCGATATATTTACGTTTCTTGGCATTATCGCCGCTGCCATTTCTGGTACATTAGTTGGTTTGAAAAAAGATCTAGATTTATTTGGTGTCCTTTGTTTAGCTGTAGCTACTGCGCTTGGCGGCGGTATTATTCGTGATATTATGATTGGTAACCTGCCTCCTGTCGCATTTGTAAAACCCATTTACTTTTTCGTAAGTGTACTATCAGCATTATTCACATGTATGTTTTTTGAGCGCATCAATAAACTTCAAGTTGTTATTATGCTTTCTGATGCTGTTGGTTTAGGTGTATTTACAGCTATTGGTGCAAATGCAGCAATGTCACATCATGTTGACGCCTCGTTTTTAGTCGTTTCGATGGGAGTTATTACAGGTATTGGGGGCGGTATTTTACGTGACATTTGCGCTCAAGATATCCCGTATGTATTCCGAAAGGAGATATATGCAATTGCTTCTATTTTAGGAGCAGTTAGTTTCTTAATTACACATGCAATGGGGGCACACGTATTAGCTTTCTATGTTTGTTTATTAATAACATTCGTTATTCGTGTAGTCACCGTAATATATAATGTACATTTCCCCGTTTTCTTTAAAACACATGCAAAAATTAATAAAGGCCATTAA
- a CDS encoding methyl-accepting chemotaxis protein: MNKLFTLEQELVIAAYESEYERIQKEHEKEKELTAMTITHIATELAAVSEKTSSSIQQLTSKSENIVGIAKTGTSLATTSEEKANKGKEQLNLQNRRMESIQTNMETIITDTRELLDISNKINEIIDIVKSIAEQTNLLALNAAIESARAGEFGKGFSVVAGEIRKLSEQTKESISNVTKLVEKTNEQIIHVSSSVEQISSLVSEGTDSMHATDQYFQEIVKDMSNSKEQNKKIENELETISQVMKSIQDDSSKMALTADNLQLELNR, from the coding sequence ATAAATAAATTATTCACATTAGAACAAGAACTTGTTATTGCGGCTTATGAATCCGAATATGAAAGAATTCAAAAAGAACATGAAAAAGAAAAAGAACTGACCGCTATGACGATTACACATATTGCAACAGAACTAGCGGCAGTATCTGAAAAAACAAGCTCTTCTATTCAACAATTAACATCTAAATCAGAAAATATCGTAGGAATTGCAAAAACAGGTACATCATTAGCTACGACATCAGAAGAAAAGGCCAATAAAGGAAAAGAACAATTAAACCTGCAAAACAGACGAATGGAAAGCATTCAAACGAATATGGAAACTATTATTACTGATACCCGTGAACTTCTTGATATTTCTAACAAAATTAACGAAATCATTGATATTGTAAAATCAATCGCCGAGCAAACAAATTTACTAGCATTAAATGCTGCTATTGAATCTGCACGTGCTGGCGAATTTGGTAAAGGTTTTTCAGTCGTAGCGGGCGAAATCCGAAAGTTATCAGAGCAAACGAAAGAATCAATTTCCAATGTTACAAAACTCGTTGAAAAAACTAATGAACAAATTATACACGTCTCTTCTTCCGTGGAACAAATAAGCTCTCTCGTATCTGAAGGGACAGATAGTATGCATGCGACAGATCAATATTTCCAAGAAATCGTAAAAGATATGTCTAACTCTAAAGAACAAAATAAAAAAATTGAAAATGAATTAGAAACTATCTCACAAGTAATGAAGAGTATTCAAGACGATTCCTCCAAAATGGCCTTAACAGCGGATAATTTACAACTAGAACTAAACCGATAA
- a CDS encoding glycosyltransferase family 39 protein: MNHIQTNFSSFFSKIMIGAMLAFFVYSCWSAFETSKQFFGGSTTSITIVLVIFVILILLVASILQYRFTDKQFLIFLISISMVVRLITVLFVDGPMIGDMKAMYESAKQIAMGNNIEHVAQLPFIIYESIIIRIFGDTIFVLQLFNILFCTGTAFFIYRIASMVFGEECGRIASIFYALYIPNIFMSSVLTAESLAIFLFYCACYIFLYKGLGHPYMWVISAILFALSNMISPMGLFLPIFIAVYVLLIELFQSGAKQKLLLKMIGILILFYSTHFGVSYGIKMMGMSQYTISNQTYVQSVLIGKSQNEEKTSKNQSVKEHVDQELKEMEVERFKLLKPVVNQFSDEGINSIIFKCEKLIYIVVTLFMAISLLHFLIKKQQNEGYMLFVLLITGYVSLRLFQVDMAYYNIIMPALFILQSFGVYMSYFYCQKIFFRK, translated from the coding sequence ATGAATCATATACAAACAAATTTTTCGTCTTTCTTCAGTAAAATAATGATAGGTGCGATGCTCGCATTTTTTGTCTATAGTTGTTGGTCGGCTTTTGAAACAAGTAAGCAATTTTTTGGGGGAAGTACAACAAGTATTACAATCGTATTAGTGATTTTTGTTATTCTTATTTTGTTAGTAGCATCAATTTTGCAATATCGTTTTACAGATAAACAATTTCTTATTTTTCTTATAAGCATATCTATGGTTGTAAGACTTATCACAGTTCTATTTGTAGATGGTCCAATGATAGGTGATATGAAAGCTATGTATGAGTCTGCAAAACAGATTGCGATGGGCAATAATATAGAGCATGTAGCACAGTTACCTTTTATTATTTATGAATCAATCATCATTCGTATATTTGGTGATACGATATTCGTTTTACAACTATTTAATATTTTATTTTGTACAGGAACTGCATTTTTCATTTATCGCATTGCGTCAATGGTCTTTGGAGAAGAGTGTGGTCGTATTGCATCAATATTTTACGCTTTATATATTCCAAATATATTTATGAGTTCTGTATTAACGGCGGAATCACTCGCAATATTTTTATTTTATTGTGCTTGTTACATATTTTTATATAAGGGATTAGGTCATCCTTATATGTGGGTAATTTCAGCCATTTTATTTGCGCTTAGCAATATGATTTCCCCAATGGGGTTATTTTTACCTATTTTTATAGCTGTATATGTGCTGTTAATTGAATTATTTCAATCAGGGGCGAAACAAAAATTACTATTAAAAATGATAGGAATACTTATTCTGTTTTATAGTACTCATTTTGGTGTGAGCTATGGTATCAAGATGATGGGAATGTCACAGTATACGATTTCTAATCAGACTTATGTTCAATCTGTTTTAATTGGAAAAAGTCAAAATGAAGAAAAAACATCCAAAAATCAAAGTGTAAAAGAGCACGTTGATCAAGAGTTAAAAGAAATGGAAGTAGAAAGATTTAAACTGTTAAAACCTGTTGTTAACCAGTTTTCAGATGAGGGAATAAATTCTATTATTTTTAAATGTGAAAAGCTTATATATATAGTGGTGACATTATTTATGGCCATATCGTTATTACATTTTCTAATTAAGAAACAGCAAAACGAAGGATATATGTTGTTTGTATTATTAATTACCGGATATGTATCGTTAAGGCTCTTTCAAGTAGATATGGCATATTATAATATTATTATGCCTGCTTTGTTTATTTTACAAAGCTTTGGTGTTTATATGAGTTATTTCTATTGCCAAAAGATATTTTTCAGAAAATAA
- a CDS encoding acyl-CoA thioesterase has product MEKKFMRESKAIKTTRVFPNDLNNHQTLFGGKLLAEIDSIASIAAARHSRKHCVTASIDSVDFLTPIHQADSVCYEAFVCYTGKSSMEVFVKVIAEDLLAGERRMAATCFITFVALKDGKPSSVPQVIPETEEEHWLHTTGSERAENRKKGRLKSKEMAEVLTLSKPWNM; this is encoded by the coding sequence ATGGAAAAGAAATTCATGCGAGAATCAAAAGCAATTAAAACAACACGTGTTTTTCCTAACGATTTAAATAATCACCAAACACTTTTCGGGGGGAAATTATTAGCAGAAATTGATAGTATAGCTTCAATTGCAGCTGCGAGACACAGCCGCAAACATTGCGTAACAGCATCTATCGATTCCGTTGACTTTTTGACTCCAATTCACCAAGCAGATTCTGTTTGTTATGAAGCATTCGTATGTTATACAGGAAAATCTTCAATGGAAGTTTTCGTAAAAGTAATTGCAGAGGATCTACTAGCAGGCGAGCGTAGAATGGCCGCAACGTGTTTCATTACATTTGTCGCATTAAAAGACGGAAAACCTTCATCTGTACCACAAGTAATTCCCGAAACAGAGGAAGAACATTGGCTACATACAACTGGTTCAGAGCGTGCAGAAAATAGAAAAAAAGGACGTTTGAAAAGTAAAGAAATGGCTGAAGTGTTAACTTTAAGTAAGCCTTGGAATATGTAA
- a CDS encoding glycosyltransferase family 2 protein, protein MSIEVPISIPKTLIIIPAYNEEEAIADTLTRLLELKQHFTALSICVINDGSKDKTAQIVKDFPVHLVNLPYNLGIGSAVQTGYKYAYENGYDIAIQFDADGQHNPDDLYKIIQPIAEDQCDMVLGSRFTEKTAYKGSISRRVGIFYFTALLKVLTKQTFMDPTSGYRAINREVIKIFAHNYPKDYPEPEVLIHLKKKKLRINEISVNMQERQGGQSSITPLKSAYYMIKVSLAILMQKIVKG, encoded by the coding sequence ATGTCTATTGAGGTACCAATTTCAATACCAAAAACGTTAATTATTATTCCAGCGTATAACGAGGAAGAAGCAATTGCAGATACATTAACAAGATTATTAGAACTAAAACAGCATTTTACAGCATTAAGCATTTGCGTTATTAATGATGGATCAAAAGATAAAACAGCTCAAATCGTAAAAGATTTCCCTGTTCATCTTGTTAATTTACCATATAATCTAGGTATCGGTTCAGCTGTACAGACTGGATATAAATACGCTTATGAGAACGGATATGATATTGCGATTCAGTTCGATGCTGATGGACAACATAATCCTGATGATTTATACAAAATCATACAGCCTATTGCCGAGGATCAATGCGATATGGTGCTGGGTTCACGTTTTACAGAAAAAACAGCATATAAAGGTAGTATTTCCCGAAGAGTCGGTATTTTTTATTTTACCGCTCTATTGAAAGTACTAACAAAGCAAACATTTATGGATCCAACTTCTGGGTATCGTGCTATCAATCGAGAAGTAATTAAGATTTTTGCACACAATTATCCAAAAGATTATCCGGAGCCAGAAGTCCTTATTCATTTAAAAAAGAAAAAACTTCGCATTAATGAAATATCTGTAAATATGCAAGAGCGACAAGGTGGACAATCTTCCATCACTCCCCTTAAATCTGCATATTACATGATTAAGGTAAGTCTTGCTATATTGATGCAAAAAATCGTGAAAGGTTGA
- a CDS encoding DUF2304 domain-containing protein: MHIITFSFIFILLLFFTIINSIRRGNLETKYAILWIFVCIAMAILSSTDKIINWIGKLLKVEYPPSILFLFGLLFCFILIFDLTRKISKLHHQLVTLTQDYALLKQKLKITDKE; encoded by the coding sequence ATGCATATAATTACCTTTTCATTCATCTTTATTTTATTACTATTCTTCACAATTATTAATTCCATTCGTCGTGGGAATTTAGAAACAAAATATGCTATTTTATGGATTTTCGTTTGTATTGCAATGGCTATTTTAAGTTCCACGGATAAAATTATAAATTGGATTGGAAAACTATTAAAAGTAGAATATCCTCCGTCCATTTTATTCTTATTCGGACTATTATTCTGTTTTATCTTAATTTTTGACCTGACGAGAAAAATCTCCAAATTACACCATCAACTTGTAACATTAACGCAAGATTATGCATTATTAAAACAAAAATTAAAGATAACAGATAAAGAATAA
- a CDS encoding glycosyltransferase family A protein, with translation MMEQKQLVSVVIPLYNTEKYIEETMQSILDQTYKNIEIVIVDDGSKDQSPSIVKKLVQKYPGQIKYVPQENQGVSVARNTGIENASGEYVAFLDSDDLWHPTKIEKQIESMHKNNMNACYCGYMNFYEETGEKVEHTTNFIKGDMTKAFLTHQVVAQTSTWIFKRSIVMDHNIRFTPGCSWGEDLEFLFKLMSVTNVCYVDEYLTYYRILSEGNLSSKYKDYELKTTKELEVFNRMKDWVHTKSKDLIVDDSTEIIEILETYLFPYTVINNACIYIKGSSKLDKSQVQLIKKDIKQYCRKIYSKNGKRSKKLYAMLWFVRIKFMFS, from the coding sequence ATGATGGAACAAAAACAACTCGTTTCCGTTGTCATACCTCTGTATAATACGGAAAAATATATTGAAGAAACGATGCAATCAATACTAGATCAAACATATAAAAACATTGAAATTGTAATTGTAGATGATGGAAGCAAAGATCAATCACCTTCCATCGTAAAAAAACTTGTACAAAAGTATCCAGGACAAATAAAATACGTCCCACAAGAAAATCAAGGTGTTTCAGTTGCTCGTAATACAGGAATTGAAAATGCTAGCGGAGAATACGTCGCTTTTCTTGATAGTGATGATTTATGGCATCCAACAAAAATAGAAAAACAAATTGAAAGCATGCATAAAAACAACATGAACGCTTGTTATTGCGGCTATATGAACTTTTACGAAGAGACTGGGGAAAAAGTTGAGCATACGACAAACTTTATTAAAGGTGATATGACAAAAGCTTTCTTAACACATCAAGTTGTTGCTCAGACGAGTACTTGGATTTTCAAAAGATCTATCGTGATGGATCATAACATTCGTTTCACGCCAGGGTGTAGCTGGGGAGAAGACTTAGAATTTCTATTTAAATTAATGAGTGTAACAAATGTATGCTATGTAGATGAATATTTAACATATTATCGAATCTTATCAGAAGGAAATCTTTCTTCAAAGTATAAAGATTATGAATTAAAAACAACAAAAGAATTAGAAGTGTTTAATCGAATGAAGGATTGGGTTCATACTAAGTCAAAAGATTTAATTGTGGATGATTCTACAGAAATTATTGAAATCCTTGAAACTTATCTATTCCCATATACAGTCATTAATAATGCTTGTATATACATTAAAGGAAGCTCTAAGTTAGATAAATCACAAGTTCAATTAATTAAAAAAGATATAAAACAATATTGCCGCAAAATTTATTCGAAAAATGGAAAACGAAGCAAGAAGTTATACGCAATGCTTTGGTTTGTACGAATTAAGTTTATGTTTTCTTAA
- a CDS encoding oligosaccharide flippase family protein, with protein sequence MKTNKILKNASYLFVGNITVRFVLAIATILFARYVSPDEYGMFTVALAVSAVICYFTDAGLTHTFMREGTRSDANISVLISSYLRIRLVLAIVISVLFAIFAQFFYTDAYLRAMVYWVVLPTMFGATLQGVGMAYFQVTERMQFTAIISVLQGVTAAAALLLGMSFKWSLMMVAAMYGISSLVTGVMAFIMTIRYTTIHKGWDKGILDQLLIFTINGIIIMLLPQLGPIILEKVSANEQVGFFGAASKIPAVLYQIPGVIAAAFYPKLFAFGNEKNIDEHRKLSQFELKLMSFLGMGISIPFIADPSFWIVTLLGEKYAPAGDALAILAFMVILQSINYPLADNLTTIGQQWKRATTMGIGLAVAIISYIVLGSQFGMMGAAVAAIITEVTLLIGFTLFVRKGFTLLFKGIVFNTLAFIISYVLYRTVLISLPPLVALTLTGILYGIIGLAIDPQIRGLILGFVNKKLGKKIA encoded by the coding sequence ATGAAAACAAATAAAATTCTTAAAAACGCCTCCTACCTCTTTGTAGGAAATATCACCGTTCGATTTGTACTAGCTATTGCTACCATTCTCTTTGCAAGATATGTTTCACCAGATGAGTATGGGATGTTTACAGTTGCATTAGCAGTTTCCGCTGTCATTTGTTATTTTACAGATGCAGGTTTGACACATACGTTTATGCGTGAAGGAACAAGAAGCGACGCTAACATTAGCGTATTAATAAGTAGTTATTTACGTATTCGTTTAGTATTAGCTATCGTAATTTCTGTGCTCTTCGCTATTTTCGCTCAGTTCTTCTACACTGATGCTTACTTACGTGCCATGGTATATTGGGTCGTACTACCAACCATGTTTGGAGCCACTTTACAAGGTGTTGGGATGGCTTATTTCCAAGTAACAGAGCGTATGCAATTTACAGCGATTATTTCTGTACTACAAGGTGTGACAGCCGCAGCCGCTCTTCTGCTAGGAATGTCATTTAAATGGTCACTTATGATGGTCGCTGCCATGTACGGAATATCTAGCCTTGTAACAGGAGTCATGGCCTTTATAATGACAATCCGCTATACAACTATTCATAAGGGCTGGGATAAAGGCATTTTAGATCAATTACTTATTTTCACAATCAATGGCATTATCATTATGCTTTTGCCGCAGTTAGGTCCCATTATATTAGAAAAAGTTTCAGCGAATGAGCAAGTTGGATTCTTTGGCGCTGCATCGAAAATACCTGCTGTACTTTATCAAATACCGGGCGTAATTGCAGCAGCTTTTTATCCAAAATTGTTTGCTTTTGGAAATGAAAAGAATATTGATGAACATAGAAAACTATCTCAGTTCGAATTAAAACTTATGTCTTTCTTAGGAATGGGAATTTCTATTCCATTTATCGCCGATCCAAGTTTTTGGATTGTAACTTTACTAGGTGAAAAATATGCACCAGCCGGTGATGCCCTTGCAATTTTAGCCTTTATGGTCATTTTACAATCCATCAACTATCCACTTGCTGATAATTTAACAACAATTGGTCAACAGTGGAAGCGTGCGACAACGATGGGAATTGGATTGGCTGTTGCCATCATAAGTTACATCGTATTAGGTAGCCAATTTGGAATGATGGGAGCTGCTGTGGCTGCTATCATTACTGAGGTTACTTTATTAATCGGATTTACTTTATTCGTTCGTAAAGGATTTACATTACTATTCAAAGGGATTGTATTTAATACACTAGCATTTATAATCAGTTACGTCCTATACCGCACAGTATTAATTAGCTTACCACCACTAGTAGCTCTAACACTTACTGGTATATTGTACGGTATTATTGGCCTTGCAATTGATCCACAAATACGCGGATTGATTTTAGGGTTTGTAAATAAAAAGCTAGGTAAAAAAATAGCATAA
- a CDS encoding ABC-F family ATP-binding cassette domain-containing protein, whose product MIQDTILKWTEDTMSLLAVEKLGHTFGDRTLFKDVSMRLLAGEHVGLVGANGVGKSTFMNIITGQLIHDEGRVEWTPGTNYGYLDQHTILTPGRTIRDVLADAFLPLFEKEKALNEVAEKMGTATPEELEALLEEMAEIQDALEAGGFYLLDMKIEEAARGLGIDAIGLDRDVSALSGGQRTKVLLAKLLLEQPEVLLLDEPTNYLDVEHIHWLTNYLKEYPHAFLLISHDTEFMNKCVDVIFHLEFTKMTRYTATYEKFLELAEINKNQHINAYEKQREFIKKQEDFIAKNKARYSTTGRAKSRQKQLDRMELIDRPETAIKPEFSFKECRASSRFVFEGEDVEIGYTHPLLPKLTMTIERGEKIAIVGCNGVGKSTLLKTILGKIRPLSGKTSLGDFLEPAYFEQEVKADNITPIDDVWNTFPSMDQHQIRAMLAKCGLKNEHISRPLNQLSGGEQAKVRLCKLMGEESNWLLFDEPTNHLDVTAKEELQKALKAYKGTILLVCHEPDFYEGWITKVWNVEEWAQ is encoded by the coding sequence ATGATTCAAGACACTATTTTGAAATGGACGGAGGACACTATGAGCTTATTAGCAGTCGAGAAATTAGGCCATACATTTGGCGATCGCACATTATTTAAAGATGTATCCATGCGTTTACTAGCAGGAGAACATGTTGGATTAGTCGGTGCAAATGGTGTTGGCAAATCAACATTTATGAATATTATTACTGGTCAACTTATCCATGATGAAGGTCGTGTAGAATGGACACCTGGTACAAATTACGGTTACTTAGACCAGCATACAATTTTAACACCCGGTCGTACAATTCGTGATGTATTAGCTGACGCATTTTTACCTTTATTTGAAAAAGAAAAAGCTTTAAATGAAGTTGCAGAAAAAATGGGAACTGCAACACCAGAAGAATTAGAGGCACTTCTTGAGGAGATGGCGGAAATACAAGATGCTCTCGAAGCAGGTGGTTTCTATTTACTAGATATGAAAATTGAAGAGGCAGCAAGAGGTCTTGGAATTGATGCAATCGGTTTAGATCGTGATGTTTCAGCACTAAGTGGTGGGCAACGTACAAAAGTATTGCTTGCAAAGCTATTACTTGAGCAGCCAGAAGTGTTATTACTCGATGAGCCTACTAACTACTTAGACGTTGAACATATTCATTGGTTAACGAATTATTTAAAAGAATATCCACATGCATTCTTATTAATTTCTCATGATACAGAATTTATGAACAAATGCGTTGATGTTATTTTTCATCTAGAATTTACAAAAATGACGCGCTATACAGCGACATACGAAAAATTCCTAGAACTAGCAGAAATCAATAAAAATCAACATATAAACGCTTATGAAAAGCAACGCGAGTTTATTAAAAAGCAAGAAGATTTCATTGCGAAGAACAAAGCTCGTTATTCAACTACAGGTCGTGCAAAAAGTCGTCAAAAACAACTTGATCGCATGGAGCTTATCGATCGTCCTGAAACAGCAATTAAGCCAGAATTCTCATTTAAAGAATGTCGTGCAAGTAGTCGTTTCGTCTTTGAAGGTGAAGATGTAGAAATCGGATATACACATCCCTTATTACCAAAACTAACAATGACAATTGAACGCGGTGAAAAAATTGCTATCGTTGGATGTAATGGTGTTGGTAAATCAACATTATTAAAAACAATTTTAGGAAAGATTAGACCTTTAAGTGGTAAAACGAGTCTTGGTGACTTCTTAGAACCTGCATACTTCGAACAAGAAGTAAAAGCTGATAATATAACACCAATTGATGACGTTTGGAACACATTCCCTAGCATGGACCAACATCAAATTCGTGCAATGTTAGCGAAATGTGGATTAAAAAATGAACATATCTCTCGTCCATTAAATCAATTAAGTGGTGGCGAACAAGCAAAAGTTCGTTTATGCAAGCTCATGGGTGAAGAGAGTAACTGGCTATTATTCGATGAGCCAACAAACCATCTTGATGTTACAGCAAAAGAAGAACTACAAAAGGCTCTGAAAGCATATAAAGGGACAATCCTTCTTGTATGTCACGAACCCGACTTTTATGAAGGCTGGATAACAAAAGTTTGGAATGTGGAAGAGTGGGCACAGTAA